In Sandaracinaceae bacterium, the genomic window GTCACCGCGGGCCGGCTCGTCGGGCGGCTCGCGCACGAGCGGCTCCGCTTCGCGCTGCGTGACGAGCACGACGACGATCTGCTCAGCGAGCTGACGACCCTGCGCCAGGCCTCGTCCGCCATCACGCACGACCTCGCGAACGTGCTCATGGTGGCCCTCTGGGAGGTGGAGGCGAGCCCGCAGCCGAGCCCGTCGCTCGCGGCGGCGCTGCAACACTCCAAGCAGCTCCTCGACCGGCTCCGGATGATGCACCAGGGCGAGCCGGCGGTCGCGCTCCGGGTGGATCTCGCGTCCGCGATCGAGCGCCTGATGCCGCTCCTCGGGCCGCTCTCGAAGCCGAACCGGGTGACGTTCACGCCCCCGGCCGCGCCGGTCGGCGTGCGCTGCCCGCCGACCCTGGTCGACCGCATCCTGGTCAACCTGGTGGCGAACGCGCGGGACGCGGCCGAGCGCCCCGGGCACACCGCCATCACCGTGCGGCGCGAGGGCCCGGACGCGCTCATCGAGGTGGCCGACGACGGCCCGGGGATCTCACCGTCCATCGCGCCGCGCGTGTTCGAGGCCGGGTTCAGCACCAAGCCGGAACACCAGGGCC contains:
- a CDS encoding HAMP domain-containing sensor histidine kinase; this translates as MTQTTSSTRGTTVADLMDPASEIGEHATLADLEPALRRDELGFMRSGLGWEAIVPRLVVGLPSSRRVIDVPRVAVTALEPESDALGVLPLLERSALPSSPVVTAGRLVGRLAHERLRFALRDEHDDDLLSELTTLRQASSAITHDLANVLMVALWEVEASPQPSPSLAAALQHSKQLLDRLRMMHQGEPAVALRVDLASAIERLMPLLGPLSKPNRVTFTPPAAPVGVRCPPTLVDRILVNLVANARDAAERPGHTAITVRREGPDALIEVADDGPGISPSIAPRVFEAGFSTKPEHQGLGLATLRRALRRLGGDIDLLSALGAGTRVRVRLPAV